A genome region from Acidobacteriota bacterium includes the following:
- a CDS encoding long-chain fatty acid--CoA ligase, translated as MHGLMMDFPLTLSAILRRAETLFPHKPVVSRRADKSIHRSTYAEIGSRARRLAAALRALGIRPGDRVATLAWSHSRHLEAYFGIPLAGAVLHTLNLRLHPDDLGYIATHAGDRAILVDATLLPLLERFRSAVPDAKLIVMGDGQPAPAGMLDYESLLDTGSAAFTEPEIDEREAAAMCYTSGTTGRPKGVLYSHRAIVLHSLASGLSCAMGLREDDVALPVVPMFHVNAWGLPFTAAMAGAAQVFPGPYLDPTSLLELMSAERVTVTAGVPSIWAGILQALDAKPGVYDLSSMRTMLVGGAAVPPAILRGFQERHHLRVLHAWGMTETTPLGTVAELPSDLASAPIEERYRYRCTQGQPAPFVEIRARVADSDVPWDGKTMGELEVRGPWVASAYYGDDSTDRFTADGWFRTGDLVTIGPRGTVEIRDRIKDVIKSGGEWISSLAIENALAGHPAVAEAAVIAMPDAKWGERPLAVVVFRPGASATPEELRAFLAPHFVSWALPDAFEIVTEIPKTSTGKMQKSVLRERFGSAGA; from the coding sequence ATGCACGGTCTGATGATGGACTTCCCGCTCACGCTGTCAGCCATTCTCCGGCGTGCCGAAACACTCTTTCCGCACAAGCCTGTCGTCAGCCGGCGGGCGGACAAGTCGATCCACCGCTCCACCTACGCGGAGATCGGGTCGCGGGCCCGGCGGCTCGCGGCGGCGCTCCGGGCGCTCGGCATCCGCCCGGGAGATCGCGTCGCAACCCTCGCGTGGAGCCACTCCCGCCACCTCGAAGCGTATTTCGGAATCCCGCTCGCCGGAGCGGTGCTGCACACGTTGAACCTCCGGCTGCATCCAGACGATCTCGGCTACATCGCGACGCACGCGGGGGATCGCGCCATCCTCGTGGACGCCACGCTGCTCCCGCTCCTCGAGCGCTTTCGTTCCGCCGTGCCCGACGCCAAGCTGATCGTAATGGGGGACGGCCAGCCGGCGCCGGCGGGCATGCTCGATTACGAATCGCTGCTCGACACGGGCAGCGCCGCGTTCACCGAGCCCGAGATTGACGAACGGGAGGCCGCCGCCATGTGCTACACGAGCGGCACGACGGGGCGGCCCAAGGGAGTGCTGTATTCGCACCGCGCGATCGTGCTCCACTCGCTCGCTTCCGGGTTGAGCTGCGCGATGGGCCTTCGCGAAGACGACGTCGCGCTCCCCGTCGTCCCGATGTTTCACGTCAACGCGTGGGGGCTGCCGTTCACCGCCGCGATGGCGGGCGCGGCGCAGGTGTTTCCCGGTCCTTATCTCGATCCCACGAGCCTGCTCGAGCTGATGTCGGCCGAGCGGGTCACCGTGACGGCGGGCGTGCCGTCGATCTGGGCGGGCATCCTGCAGGCGCTCGATGCGAAGCCCGGGGTCTACGACCTCTCGAGCATGCGCACCATGCTCGTGGGGGGCGCCGCGGTCCCGCCGGCGATCCTGCGCGGATTCCAGGAGCGGCACCACCTGCGCGTGCTCCACGCGTGGGGCATGACGGAGACGACGCCGCTCGGCACCGTCGCCGAGCTGCCGTCAGATCTGGCGAGCGCCCCGATCGAAGAGCGGTACCGCTATCGCTGCACGCAGGGGCAGCCCGCTCCGTTCGTGGAGATTCGCGCGCGCGTTGCGGACTCGGACGTGCCGTGGGACGGAAAGACGATGGGCGAGCTGGAGGTGCGCGGGCCCTGGGTGGCGAGCGCGTACTACGGCGACGACTCGACCGATCGCTTCACCGCTGACGGCTGGTTCCGGACCGGTGACCTGGTGACGATTGGCCCGCGCGGCACGGTCGAGATCCGCGACCGCATCAAGGACGTCATCAAGTCGGGAGGGGAGTGGATCAGCTCGCTGGCGATCGAGAACGCGCTCGCCGGGCATCCGGCGGTCGCCGAGGCGGCGGTGATCGCGATGCCCGACGCGAAATGGGGGGAGCGCCCGCTTGCCGTCGTCGTGTTCCGGCCCGGCGCGAGCGCGACGCCGGAGGAGCTGCGCGCGTTCCTCGCGCCGCACTTCGTGTCCTGGGCCCTGCCCGACGCGTTCGAGATCGTCACGGAGATCCCGAAGACGTCCACGGGGAAGATGCAGAAATCCGTGTTGCGCGAGCGCTTCGGGAGCGCGGGCGCGTGA